The following DNA comes from Pseudoalteromonas aliena SW19.
AATCCAGTCAATACCCATTTTCACCGCTTTAAATGCCACGCCTGTATTGTTACTAATAATAAGCTTAGGTTTTACAACTTCGAGTAAACGTACCGCTTCTTCAAAATCTTTACCAATTAATACCGCCGGAAACCACGGAATTAACTGAGGGTGCTCTAAAAATACATTAATGTATTTATCGTTATCGGTTCTAAAGCTTTCAGGTAATTTAAAGTAAACATCGCCGTCAGTTAAATCACATAGGTGAACGTCTTTTATATCCGATATTAAAATAGAGAGTGTTGTTTTGTTTTTATCGACTTTTTCGTGATTAACTAGTTTAGGTAGTTCAACAGGGGCGAGTACGTTTTTGCCTTCGTTTAACAAAAACGCGACTTGCTTTTTAATACGGGCAAGCTCTTTAAACGGAATGCTTAAGTTGTCGCCTAAGTTTGAGTAATCCATGTTTTTAATGTCAAAATTGGCATTACTAAAGGTTTTAAAGCGTTTATCAATAGCGGCAATATCAACAACCGATTTATCGGCGGTGTGCATAGGCATTTGCGATTGAACTTCAAAACGTAGAGGTTGCAGAGCACTTTCATCTGCTAGAGTGTTGTCGTGTTTATCGTTTATTATCAGTGTTACTGTAAATGGCTGGTTTAATTGGCCTGTAAACTCAAAGCGTAGCTCTCGTTTTGAAATATCTAAAAACTCAATCTTCTTTTTAACCAATGTATCAATGTCATTTTTTTCTGCGGCGAGCTCTTGTTGTGCATCGTAAATTTGCACAACCGAAATCGCGTTGTTTTTTTCGTTAGCGTGATCAAAGCTATGATCCCGTGGGTTATCGGTAAACATGTTTTTAGTCATGTCACCTTGCAAAAACTTATTAGTAAAATTACGGTTAAATACTTTGTATAAGCTTGAATCGTCTTCAATGAGGTTACCGGTTTGTACAAAGGTATCTATTTGTTTGCGCCAGCTATCAATCACCGTATGTACGTAGTTAGCGCCTTTAATACGGCCTTCTACTTTTAACGAATCAACACCTGCGGCTACCAGCTCAGGTAAATCAAAATAGGCTGAATTGTCTTTTAAGTTTAACGGGTGTTTGTTACCCATCGCCGTTGGCTCGTATTCATCACGACACGCTTGCGAGCAACGACCACGATTGCCCGAGTTACCCACACTTACTGAGCTTGAATAACATTGCCCTGAAAACGCAATACATAAGGCGCCGTGAACAAATACTTCGGTTAATACATCGCATTTGTGTGCTACGTCGGTCAGTATTTTTATTTCAGTTAAGTTAAGCTCGCGCGATAAGTTTACACGCGTAGCGCCAATGCGCGCTAAAAATTCAACCTGTGATTCGTTATGGGTAGTTAACTGAGTCGATGCGTGAATATGCAAAGTAGGAAAGTGCTTTTTAACAATATTGAACAATCCTAAATCTTGCACAATAATGCCATCGAGCGTTGTATTTACTAGCTGATTTAATAGCTTAAATAGCGCACCCATTTCGTGCTCTAATATCACTACGTTTAGCGTTAAAAATATTTCACAGCCGTATTCATGGGCTAAGCGAAGTGCGCCGTTAAGCTCATCAAACGAAAGATTAGACGCTCGGTTACGTGCATTAAAAGTATCTAATCCACAATAAACCGCATTAGCACCGGCTACAATGGCGGCTTTTACCGCGTTTACATCACCGCCTGGGGCTAATAGTTCAATCTTTCTACTCATGACAACTTCACTTCGCTCATATTTAATTGCCGCGAATTTTAT
Coding sequences within:
- a CDS encoding peptidase U32 family protein codes for the protein MSRKIELLAPGGDVNAVKAAIVAGANAVYCGLDTFNARNRASNLSFDELNGALRLAHEYGCEIFLTLNVVILEHEMGALFKLLNQLVNTTLDGIIVQDLGLFNIVKKHFPTLHIHASTQLTTHNESQVEFLARIGATRVNLSRELNLTEIKILTDVAHKCDVLTEVFVHGALCIAFSGQCYSSSVSVGNSGNRGRCSQACRDEYEPTAMGNKHPLNLKDNSAYFDLPELVAAGVDSLKVEGRIKGANYVHTVIDSWRKQIDTFVQTGNLIEDDSSLYKVFNRNFTNKFLQGDMTKNMFTDNPRDHSFDHANEKNNAISVVQIYDAQQELAAEKNDIDTLVKKKIEFLDISKRELRFEFTGQLNQPFTVTLIINDKHDNTLADESALQPLRFEVQSQMPMHTADKSVVDIAAIDKRFKTFSNANFDIKNMDYSNLGDNLSIPFKELARIKKQVAFLLNEGKNVLAPVELPKLVNHEKVDKNKTTLSILISDIKDVHLCDLTDGDVYFKLPESFRTDNDKYINVFLEHPQLIPWFPAVLIGKDFEEAVRLLEVVKPKLIISNNTGVAFKAVKMGIDWIAGPLLNTTNSYALLTLQEDLNAQGAFISNEINKPQMRNIKRPNNFKMMYSIYHPILMMTSRQCFFQQTVGCKKPRIDASCMLSCKKETTVTNVKGISFAIDKQKGGYPSIYNHEQFLNMDIVSDFADKFDEFMIDLTDIGSGDKEKLDKAVLLAHFQDLVNGQTQAVEYLNSLVKVQTRQQYVEGLNS